From one Mytilus trossulus isolate FHL-02 chromosome 10, PNRI_Mtr1.1.1.hap1, whole genome shotgun sequence genomic stretch:
- the LOC134688061 gene encoding uncharacterized protein LOC134688061, which translates to MHQSNERDNYTRISGLLHDNATPICRKLMEQHLKRINKSFPDFIDDHQHDIFHFYSEKMCCLCKDNPSGKSILKKKQIMILFDTDDKSQRRRGHKHQRNKSLCCCFAKINIKVDNLDFTLLKFMLINFCEDEFWFCFLVSCQDSFEDFLDKQRHNLFHIWQSNCACCLCRTGYVRPNANFIDKHQFRKVFIKTQAVCSTPSHNFHSCIYKAEPGLTYKELKQRDLRLFYSLTNFFCPLRKCIETLGDHRNVVLAHTVSAKISCDDFDYLWRGMVTCILEIAVAVDNKTETEIRINYQKTGPLDMNISAQWQTELLAEINQKEVSKINTDLSKQRDIQSEMNTSQVKTYASLVFLCLCFIILQIIL; encoded by the coding sequence ATGCATCAAAGCAATGAAAGAGACAATTATACAAGAATCTCTGGATTGTTACATGACAATGCGACGCCTATATGTAGAAAACTGATGGAGCAACACCTAAAACgcataaataaatcatttccCGACTTCATAGATGACCATCAACatgacatttttcatttttattccgAAAAAATGTGTTGCCTTTGTAAAGACAATCCTTCGGGCAAATCGATCCTCAAAAAGAAGCAAATAATGATATTATTCGATACTGACGACAAATCACAACGCAGAAGAGGACATAAGCACCAAAGAAACAAAAGTTTATGTTGTTGCTTTGcgaaaataaatatcaaagtcGACAATCTTGATTTtactcttttaaaatttatgctTATAAATTTTTGCGAAGACgagttttggttttgttttcttgtttcatgTCAGGACAGTTTCGAAGACTTCCTGGACAAACAGAGGCACAATTTGTTTCATATATGGCAATCAAATTGTGCATGTTGTTTGTGTCGAACAGGGTACGTACGACCAAATGCGAATTTTATAGACAAGCACCAGTTCAGAAAAGTATTCATTAAAACACAAGCTGTGTGCTCTACTCCAAGTCATAATTTtcattcatgtatatataaggCAGAACCAGGTTTAACATATAAGGAATTAAAACAAAGAGATTTGAGATTGTTTTATTCTTTGACAAACTTTTTTTGTCCACTTAGAAAATGTATCGAAACTTTAGGGGATCACCGAAACGTTGTTCTTGCTCATACAGTATCAGCAAAAATTTCTTGTGATGATTTTGACTATCTATGGCGAGGTATGGTTACATGTATACTTGAAATAGCTGTAGCAGTTGATAATAAAACAGAAACAGAAATACGTATCAATTATCAAAAAACAGGACCGTTAGACATGAATATATCTGCACAGTGGCAGACAGAATTGCTTGCTGAAATAAATCAGAAGGAAGTAAGTAAAATTAATACAGATTTAAGTAAACAGAGAGATATACAATCAGAGATGAATACAAGTCAAGTCAAGACGTACGCAAGTCTTGTATTCTTATGTTTGTGTTTCATCATACTACAAATCATACTGTGA